Proteins from a genomic interval of Falco rusticolus isolate bFalRus1 chromosome 7, bFalRus1.pri, whole genome shotgun sequence:
- the LOC119151509 gene encoding cytosolic phospholipase A2 epsilon-like, whose translation MLIPQIMCAVQQTEPSPCNLLTVKIIRMKNARKADLLTQSDCYVSLSLPTASVQRFRTKTVQNSKNPTWNETFHFTIQSQVKNILELQVCDEDNATQDDHLLTVFFDVSKIQLGENVQLCFQLNPQGKEELEVEFTMESSPDPPENIVTNGVLVSREVSCLEVQVNGGRLSKDSTERKFALTVDGSFEGTQTHTLSSCFCPTSPTRFHCIKYNQSALTVALPRRRRLSRSISSQNERDMNGSVTLALNSLPIQEKITIAEDRTIDLYTKANEWTQGLCFRPRNLDARLGFSLCADEQVFLQKRRKVVAAALKDVLHLDEDLQEHEVPIVAVTTAGCGIRALTAMYGSILGLQKLHVLDCVSYISGSSGTTWTMTKLYEDADWSRKDLGEIIIEARKQAAKCKMGAFCLRSLRNYYRELSQRTQAGHKTSFIDLWGLMIESMLNDGKCYHRLSDQRRAVNQGQNPLPIYLALNVKDKVATKDFREWVEFTPYEVGFLKYGAFIRAEDFGSEFFMGRLMKKLPESRICFMQGMWSSIFSKNLLDAWHAADNSEDFWHKWTQDKVTEIEEQPDLPEKPYEMATCMFTPTSGLSTALRDILTDRPAVSKYHNFLRGFQMHNEYIQQEHFTKWKDTLLDASPNDLRGNSEHLELVDAAFFFETSCPPLMRPERKVDVIIHLNYTGGSQTLPLEQACRYFTEQGIPFPSFGLKDDEKNLKECYMFDGADTPGAPLLLYFPLVNDTFQRYVAPGMSRSAAEMELGKVDISSFCSPYSTREVSLKAEDFNKLLKLTNYNIMNNENMILQALRMAVARKKQAVSQPVPQAQSSG comes from the exons TAACCCAGTCTGATTGCTACGTGAGTCTGAGCCTACCAACAGCTTCAGTGCAGCGATTCCGCACCAAGACAGTCCAGAACAGCAAGAACCCCACATGGAATGAAACCTTCCACTTCACGATTCAGAGCCAGGTTAAG AACATTCTGGAGCTACAAGTTTGTGATGAGGATAATGCAACTCAAGATGACCATCTCCtcactgttttctttgatgTGTCCAAAATCCAGCTTGGAGAAAACGTTCAACTATGTTTCCAGCTGAATCCGCAG ggaAAAGAGGAGCTGGAGGTTGAATTCACGATGGAGAGCAG tCCGGATCCTCCTGAAAACATTGTTACTAACGGAGTTTTAGTG TCCCGCGAGGTTTCCTGTTTGGAGGTGCAGGTGAACGGCGGGAGGCTGAGCAAGGACAGCACGG AGAGAAAGTTCGCATTAACTGTGGACGGGTCGTTTGAAGGAACCCAGACCCACACGCTGAGCTCCTGCTTCTGTCCAACCTCCCCGACCAGGTTCCACTGCATCAAGTACAACCAGTCGGCGCTCACCGTGGCCCTGCCGCGGCGCAGGCGGCTCAGCAGG TCTATATCAAGTCAAAATGAAAGGGATATGAATGGGTCCGTGACTCTAGCTCTGAACTCGCTTCCTATACAAGAGAAAATAACAATAGCAGAG GACAGGACAATTGACTTGTACACAAAGGCAAATGAATG GACTCAGGGTCTGTGTTTCAGGCCAAGAAACCTAGACGCCCGCCTGGGGTTCAGCCTGTGTGCCGATGAACAGGTTTTCCTGCAAAAGCGGAGGAAGGTGGTCGCTGCTGCGCTGAAGGATGTTCTTCACCTGGACGAAGATCTGCAAGAGCACGAG GTGCCTATAGTGGCTGTGACCACAGCAGGATGTGGGATAAGAGCACTCACTGCCATGTACGGCAGCATTTTGGGTCTTCAGAAGTTGCATGTTCTGGATTGCGTTTCATACATCAGTGGTTCGTCTGGCACAACATG gacaATGACAAAACTGTATGAAGATGCTGATTGGTCACGTAAGGATCTTGGAGAAATAATCATTGAAGCTCGGAAGCAAGCAGCCAAGTGCAAGATGGGGGCTTTTTGCTTGAGAAGTCTGAGGAATTATTACCGAGAGCTGAGCCAAAGGACCCAAGCAGGAcataaaacatcttttattgATCTGTGGGGGCTCATGATTGAATCCATGTTAAATGACGGG AAATGCTACCACAGGCTTTCTGATCAACGTCGGGCAGTGAATCAGGGTCAGAACCCGCTGCCCATCTACCTTGCCCTCAACGTCAAGGACAAAGTTGCCACTAAAGATTTTAGAG AGTGGGTGGAGTTCACGCCATACGAGGTGGGCTTCCTGAAGTACGGCGCCTTCATTCGGGCAGAGGATTTTGGCAGCGAGTTCTTCATGGGTCGCCTGATGAAGAAGCTCCCCGAGTCCCGGATCTGCTTCATGCAAG GAATGTGGAGTAGTATCTTCTCCAAAAACCTCTTGGATGCCTGGCATGCAGCTGACAATTCGGAGGACTTCTGGCACAAGTGGACCCAAGACAAAGTGACTGAAATCG AGGAACAGCCAGACTTGCCCGAGAAGCCGTATGAGATGGCTACATGCATGTTCACTCCTACGAGTGGTCTCTCCACGGCTCTCCGGGATATCCTGACGGACCGCCCTGCTGTCTCCAAGTACCACAACTTCCTGAGAGGCTTCCAGATGCACAACGAGTACATCCAGCAGGAGCACTTCACCAAATGGAAAG ACACTTTGCTAGATGCGTCACCTAATGATCTGAGAGGCAACTCGGAGCACCTGGAGTTGGTGGATGcagctttcttctttgaaaCGAGCTGTCCACCCCTTATGAGACCAGAGCGGAAAGTGGACGTCATCATACACTTAAATTACACTGGTGGATCACAGACCTTG CCCCTGGAGCAGGCCTGCAGATACTTCACAGAGCAGGGAATTCCATTTCCCAGTTTCGGGCTGAAGGACGATGAGAAGAACCTGAAAGAGTGCTATATGTTCGATGGTGCAGACACCCCAggagctcctctgctgctttattttcctttagtgAATGACACCTTCCAAAGATACGTAGCACCTG GCATGTCACGTAGTGCTGCTGAAATGGAACTCGGCAAGGTTGATATCTCCAGTTTCTGCTCTCCTTACTCAACGAGGGAGGTCTCGCTGAAAGCAGAAGATTTCAACAAGCTCTTGAAGCTGACTAATTACAACATCATGAACAACGAGAACATGATTCTTCAGGCCTTGCGCATGGCTGTGGCACGGAAGAAACAAGCTGTGAGCCAGCCAGTACCACAGGCACAGTCCTCTGGTTGA